A single window of Aspergillus oryzae RIB40 DNA, chromosome 8 DNA harbors:
- a CDS encoding Zn(II)2Cys6 transcription factor (predicted protein), with amino-acid sequence MSSIKPSVTKRACDGCKIRKIRCGGGQPCRSCTKAKIKCTYVRVQQCRGPRRLRSTTQFLIEQAQVEGDSNGCVASHSSTEAILERLHSNSTPARQTTFTERSVACVCATYTTVPLLTHCSSRIPLDALTSPLSIYHVRMYPVWPIVNVEDMVSVLQLDADQSDNETYALSTAVAAATIAQLPLEQGPGARETITAEILAAECLRARNLCDYRSQANLNSIRTSFFLHVYYENQKPGGSESLLHLREAISIAQIMGLHRESSYNGLSFEEQQLRRRVLWLLFVTERGVCILHRYPVTLKTNISAPVIDENDETHVLPAFLKLLSLFQIFEKSGMFDIIQDEETAMQPGANNVGRVDWPFLESLQRNLQDGSTLFDHISDVQKADLCVTRHWMRMILWKLSPKSYLGSSPSADWSMSLYFPLNVAKELVSIVSQLPRSAVEAHGLGMELKIYEVANSLADAITDLAALPLSPEWEDSLVYPADANDLTYASVCDMSFGSSDDGDQNQAQQYSDADTLFQPMYDEAASNFLFDPSSVAIATEEMPPLSPIWSSFAPMNAITEDIASQILRASTQDLLYPGAEFPNFTTNTDFAGLY; translated from the exons ATGTCCTCTATCAAACCAAGTGTGACCAAGCGTGCCTGTGATGGCTGTAAGATTAGAAAGATCCGCTGTGGCGGCGGTCAACCTTGCAGGTCCTGCACCAAGGCCAAAATCAAGTGTACTTATGTCCGAGTTCAGCAATGTCGAGGACCGAGGAGATTGCGCTCCACGACGCAGTTCCTTATCGAGCAAGCACAGGTTGAGGGCGACAGCAATGGCTGCGTAGCCTCGCACAGCTCGACTGAAGCTATACTCGAAAGGCTCCATTCCAATAGTACGCCTGCGCGACAGACAACGTTCACGGAAAGGTCGGTCGCATGTGTTTGCGCAACGTACACCACTGTCCCCCTGCTAACACACTGTAGTTCGCGCATTCCTCTGGATGCCCTGACGTCCCCGCTTTCCATTTACCACGTGCGCATGTACCCCGTTTGGCCCATTGTCAACGTCGAAGACATGGTGTCCGTACTTCAACTGGATGCTGATCAGAGTGACAACGAGACTTATGCGTTATCGACTGCAGTAGCAGCAGCGACAATAGCCCAACTACCACTGGAGCAAGGTCCCGGTGCCAGGGAGACGATCACAGCCGAGATATTGGCAGCGGAATGCTTGCGCGCTCGAAACCTATGCGATTACCGGTCCCAGGCGAACTTGAACAGTATCCGGACGTCCTTTTTTCTGCATGTGTACTATGAAAACCAAAAGCCCGGAGGGAGTGAATCTCTTCTACACTTAAGAGAAGCGATCTCCATAGCTCAAATAATGGGTCTCCACCGAGAATCCTCTTATAATGGGCTGTCATTCGAGGAGCAACAATTGCGTCGGCGTGTCCTTTGGCTACTATTTGTCACAGAACG AGGGGTTTGTATCCTCCACAGGTACCCCGTCACATTAAAAACAAACATCTCAGCCCCGGTGATTGACGAAAACGACGAAACACATGTCCTCCCCGccttcctcaagctcctcagccTCTTTCAGATCTTCGAGAAATCGGGAATGTTTGATATAattcaggatgaagagacaGCCATGCAGCCAGGTGCAAATAATGTGGGGCGTGTCGATTGGCCCTTCTTGGAGAGTCTTCAGCGTAATCTGCAGGACGGATCGACGCTTTTTGACCATATCTCCGATGTACAGAAGGCAGACCTGTGCGTCACTCGACACTGGATGCGAATGATCCTATGGAAACTGTCCCCAAAAAGCTATCTGGGGTCTTCCCCGTCCGCCGACTGGTCCATGTCCCTTTATTTCCCACTCAACGTCGCTAAGGAGCTAGTGAGCATCGTCTCGCAACTACCTCGGTCGGCCGTCGAGGCGCATGGTTTGGGTATGGAGCTCAAGATTTATGAGGTTGCCAACTCTCTTGCTGATGCGATTACGGATCTCGCTGCCCTGCCACTTTCCCCTGAATGGGAGG ACTCACTTGTTTATCCGGCCGACGCGAACGATTTGACCTACGCCTCGGTTTGTGATATGTCTTTTGGGAGTTCAGACGATGGTGACCAGAACCAAGCCCAACAATACTCAGATGCAGATACCCTCTTTCAACCTATGTATGACGAAGCGGCATCCAATTTCCTGTTTGATCCCAGTAGTGTAGCCATTGCAACGGAAGAAATGCCACCTTTGTCACCCATATGGTCGTCGTTCGCGCCGATGAACGCAATCACCGAGGACATAGCATCCCAAATCTTACGAGCCTCAACCCAGGATCTTCTATATCCTGGTGCTGAATTCCCGAATTTTACCACGAACACCGATTTTGCTGGTCTCTACTGA
- a CDS encoding putative voltage-gated K+ channel beta subunit (KCNAB) (voltage-gated shaker-like K+ channel, subunit beta/KCNAB) — MAWPNKNKDMLYRRVGNSGLHVSAIGLGGWLTFGGHVDDDITFKCMKQAYECGVNFFDTAESYANGQSEIVMGDAIQKGGWQRSDLVISTKLNWGMANGEILINNHGLSRKHIIEGTRASLRRLKLDYVDIIYAHRPDRLTPMEETVRAFNFVIDQGWAFYWGTSEWSADEITEACGIAKSLGLVGPIVEQPLYNMLDQKKVEGEFQRLYTRCGIGLTTFSPLKMGLLSGKYNDATTQPPPGSRFAESQDKFANQVRNDWENKEWAGTIEKIVKLKDLADKLGFKLSQLALAWCLKNENVSAVITGASRPEQIVDNVESLKLLPKLTPEILAQIDELLLNRPAQDPARQD; from the exons ATGGCTTGGCCGAACAAGAATAAAGATATGCTCTACCGTCGGGTGGGCAACTCGGGTCTCCATGTTTCTGCGATTGGCCTGGGAGGCTGGTTAAC ATTTGGTGGGCACGTTGACGACG ATATTACATTCAAGTGCATGAAGCAGGCTTACGAGTGCGGTGTTAACTTTTTCGACACAGCAGAAAG CTATGCCAATGGCCAATCCGAGATTGTTATGGGAGATGCTATTCAGAAGGGTGGCTGGCAGCGGAGTGACCTGGTGATCAGCACAAAG TTAAACTGGGGAATGGCGAATGGTGAAATCCTCATCAATAACCACGGGCTGTCCCGGAAGCACATTATCGAAGGCACGCGCGCATCGCTCCGACGACTAAAACTCGACTATGTCGACATAATCTACGCTCATCGTCCCGATCGTCTCACACCAATGGAGGAGACAGTACGTGCATTCAACTTTGTAATTGACCAGGGCTGGGCCTTCTACTGGGGAACATCAGAGTGGTCTGCAGACGAAATCACTGAAGCCTGCGGCATCGCCAAGTCCTTGGGCTTGGTTGGACCCATCGTCGAGCAGCCCCTTTATAACATGTTGGACCAGAAGAAGGTTGAGGGCGAATTCCAACGGTTATACACTCGGTGCGGAATTGGTTTGACcactttctctcctcttAAGATGGGACTCCTAAGTGGTAAATATAACGACGCAACCACCCAGCCTCCACCTGGGTCGCGATTTGCGGAGAGCCAGGATAAATTTGCCAACCAAGTGAGGAACGACTGGGAGAATAAGGAATGGGCGGGAACtattgagaagattgtcAAGCTGAAG GACTTGGCCGACAAGCTCGGATTTAAGCTATCGCAGCTCGCCCTCGCATGGTGTCTGAAGAACGAGAACGTATCCGCAGTGATTACGGGCGCTTCCAGACCAGAGCAGATTGTTGATAATGTAGAAAGCTTGAAGCTGCTACCGAAGTTGACCCCAGAGATCCTCGCGCAAATTGATGAATTGCTCTTGAACCGCCCTGCCCAGGACCCAGCACGCCAAGACTAA
- a CDS encoding peroxidase/cytochrome P450 family protein (peroxidase/oxygenase), whose protein sequence is MKGVPSSAEASNSIPGSSLPSQRAHEPLTHKQPTLDHPRKQSVQSISSEHGGMAENFSKITKVVQAARRPLPTETGDGTYIEPENGGSLWRDLRALGIKDANTLKDLIENKAGGLVKGSGQVVDDKTMLMERIIQLVAKLPTESRNRVKLTNMFLGELWDSLPHPPLSYVGDKYAYRSADGSYNNPTLPWLGAANTEYARTIEPLKVRPASLPDPGLVFDSLFARDTFKPHPNNVSSVFFTWASLIIHDIFQTGHPDENFNKTSSYLDLSILYGDNQEEQNMMRTFKDGKIKPDSFSEPRLHALPAACGVILVMLNRFHNHVVEQLAAINENGRFTKPPERILDPVEARAAWAKYDNDLFQTGRLITCGLYINITLYDYLRTIVNLNRDNTTWTLDPRAHMEHDTVPTALGNQCSVEFNLAYRWHSTISRKDEAWTEQAYQAIVGKPGSEATVEDLMSGMRRLGANMPKDPSKREFAGLKRQSSGKFKDEELVDILTMAIDEVAGSFGARNVPKVLRSVEILGMEQARRWNVGSLNEFRKFFDLKPYQSFEEINSDPEVADQLRHLYEHPDNVELYPGIVAEDAKKPMIPGVGIAPGYTVSRAVLSDAVALVRGDRFYTKEYNSRNLTNWGYEEANYDLEINQGCVFYKLALRAFPQYFKQNSIFAHYPMTTPSANRDIMKMLGREEDFSWDRPSYTPPRTTLFDYANVRRILEDSSNFRVIWDEATGYVFGKGGYDFMLSGDSPFHANQRRIMKESLYRSQWHEAVKEFYLEITEQLLSEKSCRVGNVNQIDISRDVGNLAHVHFASNIFSLPLKTKEHPHGVLTEHEMFDVMSIIFTAIFFDVDPSKSFRLRHMARKAAETLGPLVEANVKAVSSASFLSTLIDGIRSNKNALSGYGVHMIRRLLDHGLDASEVTWSQILPTAVAMVPNQAQVFTQIIDYYLSDEGKEHLPNIQQLAKEDTPASDEMLLRYVMEAIRLNGIFGSYRKSHTNLTLDDKNKMVQIKPGDTVFVSFVDANRDPNVFPNPKKVDLNRPMESYIHYGVGPHTCLGGEASKVALTAMLRVVGRLKNLRRAPGPQGELKKIPRDHGFYTYMRADETSLYALPMRSDLSRKSLRAMFLDIGMIDMVWPFYHKIEFTMAKSAIE, encoded by the exons ATGAAGGGGGTACCAAGCTCCGCCGAGGCTTCCAATAGCATTCCAGGGTCTTCGCTGCCCTCCCAACGAGCTCATGAGCCCCTCACTCATAAGCAACCAACTCTGGATCACCCTAGAAAGCAATCGGTGCAGTCCATCAGCAGCGAGCATGGTGGAATGGCTGAGAACTTTAGTAAAATTACCAAAGTGGTCCAAGCTGCCCGTCGCCCCTTACCCACAGAGACTGGAGACGGAACCTACATCGAACCGGAGAACGGCGGAAGTTTGTGGAGAGATCTCCGCGCCTTGGGGATTAAAGATGCAAATACGTTGAAGGATCTGATCGAAAACAAAGCCGGTGGGCTTGTAAAGGGCAGTGGCCAGGTGGTAGACGACAAGACGATGCTGATGGAACGCATCATCCAG CTTGTTGCAAAACTGCCCACTGAATCTAGGAACCGTGTCAAACTTACGAACATGTTTTTGGGGGAACTATGGGACTCGctgcctcatcctcctctctc ATATGTAGGCGACAAATATGCCTATCGATCAGCTGACGGATCCTACAATAACCCAACCTTGCCCTGGTTAGGCGCTGCGAATACGGAATATGCTCGGACGATCGAGCCGTTGAAGGTCAGACCGGCCAGCTTGCCAGATCCCGGCTTGGTCTTTGACAGTCTATTCGCACGAGACACATTCAAGCCCCACCCCAATAATGTCTCAAGCGTCTTCTTCACTTGGGCGTCATTAATTATTCATG ACATTTTCCAAACGGGACATCCAGACGAGAACTTCAACAAGACATCTTCGTACTTagatctttccattctctatGGCGATAACCAAGAAGAGCAGAACATGATGCGCACGTTCAAAGATGGAAAGATCAAGCCAGATTCCTTTTCCGAACCACGTCTACATGCGCTACCTGCGGCCTGCGGCGTCATCCTAGTGATGCTAAACAGGTTTCACAACCATGTAGTCGAGCAGCTAGCTGCTATCAATGAGAATGGTAGATTTACCAAGCCGCCAGAGCGTATCCTCGACCCAGTGGAAGCAAGAGCCGCCTGGGCAAAGTACGATAATGACCTTTTCCAGACGGGCCGCCTTATTACCTGCGGTCTGtacatcaacatcacccTGTACGACTATCTACGCACCATCGTGAACCTGAACCGCGATAACACTACCTGGACATTGGATCCACGTGCGCACATGGAACACGATACAGTTCCCACGGCTTTGGGCAACCAGTGTTCAGTAGAGTTTAATCTAGCTTATAGATGGCACTCAACAATTAGTCGCAAGGATGAGGCATGGACGGAACAGGCATACCAGGCAATTGTCGGTAAGCCCGGAAGCGAAGCCACTGTGGAGGACTTGATGAGTGGCATGAGAAGGCTCGGTGCGAATATGCCGAAAGACCCATCCAAGCGCGAGTTCGCTGGATTGAAGCGGCAGTCCAGTGGCAAGTTCAAGGACGAAGAGTTAGTGGACATCTTGACTATGGCCATTGACGAAGTGGCCGGTTCCTTCGGGGCCCGTAATGTCCCTAAGGTTTTGCGATCGGTAGAAATCCTAGGCATGGAGCAGGCGCGTAGGTGGAATGTTGGGTCATTGAACGAGTTCCGGAAGTTCTTTGATCTGAAGCCCTACCAAAGTTTCGAAGAGATCAATTCCGACCCTGAGGTGGCGGACCAGTTGCGACATCTCTATGAGCATCCAGATAACGTCGAACTGTACCCGGGAATCGTCGCCGAGGATGCTAAAAAGCCGATGATACCAGGTGTTGGCATTGCTCCAGGATACACCGTCTCCCGGGCAGTGTTGTCCGATGCGGTGGCGTTGGTTCGAGGTGACCGATTCTACACG AAGGAATATAACTCAAGGAACCTCACTAACTGGGGATACGAGGAGGCAAATTACGACTTGGAGATCAATCAGGGGTGTGTGTTCTATAAATTGGCATTGAGGGCATTCCCCCAGTATTTCAAACAGAACTCCATATTCGCTCACTATCCTATGACAACCCCATCTGCGAATCGTGACATCATGAAAATGCTCgggcgagaagaagacttctCGTGGGACCGTCCGTCATATACACCTCCCCGTACGACCCTCTTTGACTACGCGAATGTCCGCCGCATCCTTGAGGATTCATCGAATTTCCGCGTGATTTGGGATGAAGCAACTGGGTACGTCTTTGGCAAGGGTGGCTATGATTTCATGCTGTCAGGCGACTCGCCGTTCCACGCAAATCAGCGGCGGATTATGAAGGAATCGTTGTATCGGTCACAATGGCATGAGGCTGTCAAAGAGTTCTATCTAGAGATCACCGAGCAGCTCTTGTCAGAGAAATCATGCAGGGTGGGCAACGTCAACCAGATTGACATTAGTCGCGA TGTCGGGAATCTCGCCCACGTTCACTTTGCCTCTAACATATTTTCACTCCCCCTGAAAACCAAGGAACACCCGCACGGAGTTCTCACGGAGCACGAAATGTTCGACGTTATGTCTATCATCTTTaccgccatcttcttcgacgtaGATCCATCCAAATCATTCAGACTGCGCCACATGGCTCGCAAGGCAGCGGAGACACTTGGGCCACTCGTCGAAGCCAATGTCAAAGCTGTGAGCTCCGCCAGTTTCCTTTCCACTCTCATCGATGGTATCCGCTCCAATAAGAATGCGCTTTCCGGTTACGGAGTTCATATGATAAGAAGGCTGCTCGACCACGGTTTGGATGCCTCTGAAGTCACCTGGTCCCAAATCCTGCCCACGGCCGTTGCGATGGTGCCGAATCAAGCCCAAGTGTTTACGCAAATCATCGACTACTACCTTTCcgatgaggggaaagagcATCTACCCAATATCCAGCAACTTGCTAAAGAGGACACGCCGGCCTCTGATGAAATGCTCCTGCGTTATGTCATGGAGGCAATTCGCCTGAACGGCATCTTTGGCTCCTACCGAAAGTCTCATACCAACCTAACCCTCGACGATAAGAATAAAATGGTCCAGATCAAGCCTGGAGATACCGTTTTTGTTAGCTTT GTCGATGCCAACCGCGACCCTAACGTCTTCCCAAATCCCAAGAAGGTGGACCTTAACCGTCCCATGGAATCATATATCCATTATGGCGTCGGTCCACATACCTGTCTGGGCGGCGAGGCAAGTAAAGTCGCTCTAACGGCCATGTTGCGTGTGGTTGGCCGGCTGAAAAATCTCCGCCGTGCTCCGGGACCGCAGGgtgaattgaagaagatcccGCGAGACCATGGTTTCTACACATATATGCGGGCAGACGAGACGAGTCTCTATGCGTTGCCTATGA GGAGCGATCTGTCCCGGAAAAGCTTACGTGCAATGTTCCTGGACATTGGCATGATTGATATGGTATGGCCCTTTTACCACAAGATTGAGTTTACTATGGCCAAGTCTGCGATTGAGTAG
- a CDS encoding uncharacterized protein (predicted protein), whose protein sequence is MPTPTMPEEYAELMKHNGKEHYLYIPQRYSEFHPGSVGYFDNFGLWNKITDLSQPGYPDNVGFKSIGQVLGLQEPTEYRWENTSSGIEAETSFGLKAGLSGLLAAAAPVEAEVNVSNERGSSGTAALLTPEPVKNQRLEGGSSRLISDWVKKNGKLLMKSRYGDEIRDYGLWVIHTTWSTPECAIKLKSAFHRNTSAGLDVGATDVGTIGGNGSSLKKLESKGWKSFQAKESDQGLVVAYGGARFRLHSIRPFWINPLKQTERVSDRPQERPVYNEKQEKIGTAACVLVYDKDGGSEWVPISTVEFVFDENRKQIGNVYWNRTSDEFGRPIGWAPYEKEEYNFDENGEKTGVDYFRPTRDSVGQQIEWEWYDKVGEAAEAKKKEIEMERQARREYEDEDEFDIECETVGMDEDEYDTETVERTETPPSLLSKCCVM, encoded by the exons ATGCCTACCCCAACTATGCCCGAGGAGTATGCCGAACTTATGAAACACAACGGCAAGGAACATTATTTGTATATCCCTCAGAGGTATAGCGAGTTTCACCCCGGCTCAGTTGGATACTTCGACAATTTCGGGTTGTGGAACAAGATCACGGATCTTTCACAGCCAGGATATCCAGATAATGTTGGGTTTAAGAGCATCGGCCAAGTGCTTGGCCTTCAGGAACCCACTGAATACAGGTGGGAAAATACATCCTCAGGCATTGAAGCGGAAACAAGCTTCGGACTCAAGGCCGGGTTGTCGGGCTTGCTCGCTGCCGCTGCTCCAGTGGAAGCTGAGGTCAATGTCAGTAACGAGAGGGGCTCGTCTGGGACAGCAGCTCTACTTACTCCCGAGCCGGTCAAGAATCAGAGGCTCGAGGGTGGCTCCAGCCGTCTGATTAGCGACTGGgtcaagaagaatggaaagcTTTTGATGAAGTCCAGATATGGCGATGAGATTCGAGACTATGGGCTATGGGTCATCCACACGACATGGTCCACCCCGGAATGTGCCATTAAACTGAAGAGTGCTTTCCATCGCAATACCAGTGCGGGACTGGATGTTGGGGCCACCGATGTGGGTACGATTGGAGGTAATGGATCATcactcaagaagcttgagTCTAAGGGGTGGAAGTCATTTCAAGCCAAAGAG AGCGACCAGGGACTCGTCGTAGCGTATGGTGGAGCTAGATTCAGACTTCATAGCATCCGACCATTCTGGATCAAT CCGCTCAAACAGACCGAGAGAGTGTCTGATCGTCCACAGGAGAGACCTGTGTACAACGAGAAACAAGAGAAAATTGGCACCGCAGCGTGTGTTTTGGTTTACGACAAAGACGGAGGTTCTGAATGGGTGCCGATCTCCACGGTTGAATTCGTCTTCGATGAAAACCGAAAGCAGATTGGAAACGTGTACTGGAATCGCACTTCCGACGAATTTGGACGACCCATTGGATGGGCCCCTTACGAGAAGGAGGAATACAATtttgatgagaatggggaGAAGACAGGGGTGGACTATTTTAGGCCTACTCGCGACAGTGTGGGACAACAGATCGAGTGGGAGTGGTACGACAAAGTCGGTGAAGCTGCAgaggccaaaaagaaagagattgAAATGGAAAGGCAGGCACGCCGCGAGTACGAGGACGAAGACGAATTCGACATCGAATGTGAGACGGTCggaatggatgaagatgaatatgACACCGAGACAGTAGAACGCACCGAGACTCCTCCTTCATTGTTGTCCAAGTGCTGCGTGATGTGA